Proteins encoded within one genomic window of Nordella sp. HKS 07:
- a CDS encoding DUF5681 domain-containing protein gives MTGEDRDEFPKSEKIGYRNPPPSTRFRKGQSGNPRGRPKGRHRQAPYDAVLGQMVTVREAGAERCVTAAEAFLLQITKRGLEGDSAAARATIRALDELRDKRIIDQPGKLAVRVRFVAPGSVNSALEPLRMAKLIDGYRDTARILLEPWLVEAALARLGERRLTREEQQIVLRATRVPHKVKWPKWWTELPTS, from the coding sequence ATGACGGGAGAGGATCGAGACGAGTTCCCTAAATCCGAGAAAATCGGCTATCGCAATCCCCCACCGTCGACGCGTTTTCGGAAAGGTCAGAGCGGCAATCCTCGCGGTCGGCCAAAGGGCCGTCATCGGCAGGCCCCTTATGATGCGGTTCTTGGTCAGATGGTAACCGTCCGCGAGGCCGGAGCCGAGCGGTGCGTCACCGCAGCGGAAGCCTTTCTTTTGCAAATCACCAAGCGTGGGCTCGAGGGTGACAGCGCTGCTGCCCGCGCAACCATTCGCGCGCTTGACGAACTGAGGGACAAGCGAATTATTGATCAGCCTGGTAAGTTGGCGGTTAGAGTGCGGTTTGTCGCTCCCGGCAGCGTGAATTCGGCGCTCGAGCCGTTGCGCATGGCAAAGCTGATTGATGGTTATCGCGACACCGCCCGCATTCTGCTCGAGCCCTGGCTTGTCGAAGCGGCTTTGGCGCGCCTTGGCGAGCGCCGTCTTACCCGCGAAGAACAGCAGATCGTGCTCCGAGCCACACGCGTGCCACACAAGGTCAAATGGCCGAAGTGGTGGACTGAACTTCCGACTAGCTGA
- a CDS encoding AI-2E family transporter, translated as MRFVRPTTFWLAVSAVALVSLVLLRQILLPFVVGALLAYLLVPAVDRLERLGINRSAAALAVVIPLVAGFVAFLLVMLPLLIGEIRFFAREFPHYVTRLQQLAAEASGPWIHSVLGSEIPIEQSTAEVARTMSDNWLDDFLGSLWSSGLALISLLSLLIITPIIAIYLAIDWQRMIATILDWFPPEHRRDVRALGSEIHEAVAGFVRGQVLICLVLAVLYASALQALGLKHAIVIGIAAGLISFVPYLGAATGFMVSVCVAIAQFWPNWVPVTLVGGVFIIGEMVADYVLSPRLIGRRVKLNPVWMIFALFAFGWLFGFIGVLVAIPVAASLGVILRFVLRESLANAVPKASAGTPSESDAHGPKR; from the coding sequence ATGAGGTTTGTGCGACCGACCACATTCTGGCTGGCCGTCTCGGCGGTCGCCCTGGTTTCGCTCGTTCTACTACGTCAGATCCTGTTGCCGTTCGTCGTCGGTGCGTTGCTCGCCTACCTGTTGGTGCCGGCGGTCGATCGGCTGGAACGACTCGGGATAAATCGTTCGGCTGCCGCTCTCGCGGTGGTCATCCCGCTCGTTGCCGGCTTCGTTGCCTTCCTCCTCGTTATGCTGCCGCTCCTCATTGGCGAGATCAGGTTCTTCGCCCGGGAATTCCCCCATTATGTGACGCGGCTTCAGCAGCTCGCTGCCGAGGCAAGCGGTCCGTGGATCCACAGCGTCCTTGGGAGCGAGATTCCAATCGAACAGTCCACCGCCGAGGTCGCGAGGACGATGAGCGACAATTGGCTCGACGACTTCCTTGGGTCTCTGTGGTCGAGCGGACTGGCGCTGATCTCCCTGCTATCGCTGCTGATCATTACCCCCATCATCGCGATCTACCTGGCCATTGATTGGCAGCGCATGATAGCCACGATCCTGGACTGGTTTCCGCCCGAGCACCGCAGGGACGTACGTGCCCTTGGCAGTGAAATTCATGAAGCCGTCGCGGGATTCGTACGCGGCCAGGTCCTCATTTGCCTCGTACTGGCCGTGCTCTATGCCTCGGCCTTGCAGGCGCTAGGGCTCAAACATGCTATCGTGATCGGTATCGCGGCGGGTCTCATCAGTTTCGTCCCTTACCTTGGTGCTGCGACTGGTTTCATGGTTTCGGTGTGTGTCGCGATCGCGCAGTTCTGGCCGAACTGGGTACCCGTCACTCTTGTCGGCGGTGTCTTCATCATTGGGGAGATGGTTGCTGACTACGTGCTGTCACCGCGACTGATCGGCCGCCGCGTGAAGCTCAATCCAGTCTGGATGATATTCGCCCTGTTCGCATTCGGATGGCTGTTCGGATTTATCGGAGTCCTGGTGGCAATTCCAGTCGCAGCCTCGTTGGGCGTAATCCTGCGTTTCGTGCTTCGGGAGTCACTGGCGAATGCAGTCCCCAAGGCATCGGCAGGCACGCCTTCGGAAAGTGATGCGCACGGCCCGAAGCGGTGA
- a CDS encoding sorbosone dehydrogenase family protein produces the protein MRRVYYIPVCLVLGLVPATTTVFGAEPVKTGKAAFGDWHSDAPGVRRHLRASDLPRANTAKSVANFADTSEMPAGAIPRVPEGLAAEKVASGLMSPRVIRFAPNGDMFVADSRADQILVFRIPDGTAKPSRAEVFAAELHQPYGIAFYPPGPDPQWIYIANSRSIVRFPYKNGDLQASGPSEVIVDHIPETHHWTRDIAFSPDGTTLYLSVGSGSNVALDMFPWPPIEGGLDAWSKTRPLGATWDTEERRADILAFDPQGKNERIFATGLRNCSGLTVQPVTGDLWCVVNERDELGDNVPFEYATRVQKGAFYGWPWYYNGNHEDPRRRGERPDLASHVTVPDVFIQAHSAPLGIAFYEGDNLPAEYKGDAFVTLHGSWNRGKRTGYKVVRLYFKDGKPTGEYEDFMTGFVISDKAVWGRPVGIGVAKDGSVFVSEDGSGTIWRVSAKAH, from the coding sequence ATGCGGCGCGTATATTACATTCCAGTCTGTCTGGTACTTGGTCTCGTGCCCGCGACCACGACGGTCTTTGGCGCGGAGCCGGTGAAGACCGGCAAGGCCGCTTTTGGAGATTGGCACAGTGATGCGCCGGGCGTGCGTCGTCACCTCCGGGCAAGTGATCTGCCGCGGGCCAACACCGCGAAATCCGTCGCCAACTTTGCCGACACATCGGAGATGCCCGCGGGGGCGATTCCGCGCGTGCCCGAGGGCCTTGCCGCCGAGAAGGTCGCATCGGGCCTCATGAGTCCGCGCGTGATCCGTTTCGCTCCCAATGGAGACATGTTTGTCGCTGACAGCAGGGCGGATCAGATCCTTGTTTTCCGCATTCCCGATGGCACCGCCAAACCCAGCCGCGCGGAAGTCTTTGCGGCGGAGCTTCATCAACCCTACGGCATCGCATTCTACCCGCCGGGACCGGACCCACAGTGGATATATATCGCCAATAGCCGGAGCATCGTCCGCTTTCCCTACAAGAATGGCGATCTGCAGGCTTCGGGACCGTCGGAAGTGATTGTCGACCACATTCCGGAGACCCATCATTGGACGCGCGACATTGCCTTTTCACCCGACGGGACCACGCTCTATCTGTCCGTTGGCTCAGGCTCCAATGTTGCGCTCGACATGTTCCCCTGGCCGCCAATTGAAGGTGGGCTTGATGCATGGAGCAAGACGCGACCGCTCGGAGCGACATGGGACACGGAGGAGCGGCGTGCGGATATTCTCGCCTTTGATCCGCAAGGGAAGAATGAACGAATCTTCGCCACTGGTCTGCGGAACTGCTCTGGTCTGACTGTGCAACCCGTGACGGGGGATCTTTGGTGTGTCGTCAACGAGCGCGATGAGCTGGGCGACAATGTCCCGTTTGAATATGCGACGCGTGTGCAAAAAGGCGCGTTCTATGGCTGGCCCTGGTACTATAACGGAAATCATGAGGATCCGCGTCGCAGGGGCGAACGCCCTGACCTCGCTTCACACGTGACCGTCCCGGACGTCTTCATTCAAGCCCACTCCGCGCCCTTAGGGATTGCCTTCTATGAAGGCGACAATCTTCCCGCGGAATACAAGGGAGATGCGTTTGTCACGCTGCATGGCTCATGGAATCGTGGAAAACGAACGGGCTACAAGGTCGTCCGGCTCTATTTCAAGGACGGCAAGCCAACCGGCGAGTATGAGGACTTCATGACCGGCTTCGTCATTTCCGACAAGGCGGTGTGGGGGCGGCCCGTTGGCATTGGTGTTGCCAAGGACGGCTCGGTGTTCGTGAGCGAGGACGGCAGCGGAACGATCTGGCGGGTTTCCGCCAAGGCGCACTGA
- a CDS encoding ABC transporter ATP-binding protein, with product MVLAHSHGMSSGIPVGALYRYVWHTSQSSQILICILTMVLAPLPMAYLELQRRMVDEAVTQRNLRLLTMLGAAYLAVICVKCAFKYTLNMTKGIAIETIARDIRRRVMVKAIEMSGGAKKSRSQVTGATLVSILSAETEDMSGFAGDAFAVPMLSGGTILYVVGYLLWVQPEIAMLAIVVYLPQMVLVPSVQHKINRLARLRIRLTRFLGHIAEHGDERHERILRNAGSALIDRLYRVRVWIYLRKYFLSELGNFLANLGPLIVVTVGGYLVITGKTEVGTLVVFISGLQRIADPWDELVNFYRAISNTSVAYAMVSSKLGPMQGDYYARQARN from the coding sequence ATGGTGCTTGCGCACAGTCATGGGATGAGTTCGGGGATACCGGTCGGCGCGTTATACCGCTATGTTTGGCACACGAGCCAATCCTCGCAAATACTTATCTGTATACTGACGATGGTACTGGCGCCGCTTCCGATGGCGTACCTCGAACTGCAGCGGCGCATGGTCGATGAGGCAGTTACGCAGCGAAACTTGCGTCTGCTGACGATGCTCGGCGCTGCCTATCTTGCTGTAATCTGCGTAAAATGCGCGTTCAAGTATACTCTCAACATGACAAAGGGTATCGCAATCGAAACAATCGCCCGCGATATCCGCCGCCGCGTGATGGTAAAGGCAATCGAGATGTCCGGAGGGGCAAAGAAGTCACGAAGCCAGGTGACTGGTGCAACACTAGTCTCGATATTATCTGCGGAAACAGAAGATATGAGCGGCTTTGCTGGCGATGCCTTCGCGGTTCCGATGCTCAGCGGTGGTACCATACTCTACGTGGTCGGCTATCTCCTATGGGTGCAGCCTGAGATCGCCATGCTCGCGATAGTCGTTTATCTCCCCCAGATGGTGCTAGTGCCAAGCGTACAGCATAAGATTAACCGATTGGCTCGCCTGCGGATCAGACTTACGCGGTTCCTTGGTCATATTGCTGAGCATGGCGACGAGCGGCATGAACGGATTCTTCGAAATGCCGGAAGCGCGCTCATCGATCGACTCTATCGAGTGCGCGTCTGGATTTACTTGCGAAAATATTTCCTCTCCGAACTTGGGAATTTTCTTGCAAACCTTGGGCCGTTGATAGTGGTAACCGTTGGGGGCTATCTCGTCATCACTGGCAAAACCGAGGTCGGAACGCTCGTCGTATTCATTTCCGGACTACAACGGATCGCGGATCCATGGGACGAATTAGTTAATTTTTACCGCGCCATCTCCAATACCTCTGTAGCCTACGCAATGGTCAGTAGCAAACTCGGACCCATGCAGGGAGACTACTATGCCAGGCAAGCGAGAAACTGA
- a CDS encoding Hsp20/alpha crystallin family protein, translated as MVEQELSVQQKREVEKKQERTIPARVFLPVTDIFETDEALTVVLEMPGVDKQNVDVMVENDVLTIEGRIDFSKYQELQPVYTEYNIGNYARSFEISSKIKQDGISAELKDGVMTLVLPKADTAKARKIKVG; from the coding sequence ATGGTTGAACAAGAACTGAGCGTTCAACAGAAACGTGAAGTTGAGAAGAAGCAAGAACGCACGATACCTGCACGCGTATTCTTGCCGGTGACCGATATCTTCGAGACCGACGAAGCCCTGACAGTGGTTCTGGAGATGCCCGGCGTTGACAAGCAGAACGTGGACGTCATGGTCGAGAATGATGTTTTGACAATCGAGGGGCGGATTGACTTTTCAAAATACCAGGAGTTGCAACCAGTCTATACCGAATACAACATTGGCAATTATGCTCGCAGCTTCGAGATCTCGAGCAAGATCAAACAAGACGGAATCAGCGCAGAGCTGAAAGATGGCGTGATGACGCTCGTTCTGCCCAAAGCCGACACAGCAAAAGCTCGGAAGATTAAGGTGGGTTGA
- a CDS encoding zinc-dependent alcohol dehydrogenase family protein, with product MTLVEYGQPLIMRERPMPIPRRGEVRVRVSACGVCRTDLHVVDGELPRAPLPLVPGHEIVGYVEELGPDVRSLELHQRVGVPWLGFTCGKCAYCVAGQENLCDHPLFTGYTRDGGYATHALADARYVFALPEGKSNPALAPLLCAGLIGWRSLRMAGDAKRLGLYGFGAAAHIIAQVAKSEGRRIFAFTRTGDVESQSFARQLGAVWAGASDETPPELLDAAIIFAPIGALVPRALKAVRKGGRVVCAGIHMSDIPSFPYRLLWEERQIVSVANLTREDGDSFFRLVPQIGIETQVSTYVLAEANQALADLREGRLIGAAVLTM from the coding sequence ATGACCCTGGTTGAATATGGTCAGCCGCTAATTATGCGCGAGCGCCCGATGCCCATTCCGCGACGTGGCGAGGTTCGTGTCAGAGTGAGTGCCTGCGGTGTTTGCCGGACCGATCTTCATGTTGTCGACGGTGAATTGCCCAGGGCACCGCTCCCTCTCGTACCCGGCCACGAGATCGTGGGCTACGTAGAAGAACTCGGCCCCGACGTCCGCAGTTTGGAGCTGCATCAGCGGGTCGGCGTTCCTTGGCTCGGCTTCACGTGCGGCAAATGCGCTTATTGCGTGGCCGGGCAGGAGAATCTCTGCGACCATCCACTGTTCACCGGTTACACGCGGGATGGCGGATATGCAACGCACGCCCTCGCAGACGCCCGCTACGTCTTCGCCCTGCCAGAGGGAAAGTCGAATCCGGCCCTGGCGCCGCTGCTGTGCGCCGGTCTGATCGGCTGGCGCTCTCTTCGGATGGCGGGCGATGCTAAGCGCCTGGGACTGTACGGCTTCGGGGCTGCCGCCCATATCATCGCGCAAGTTGCAAAATCGGAAGGAAGACGTATTTTCGCCTTCACACGCACCGGCGATGTGGAAAGCCAGTCATTTGCGCGCCAACTTGGAGCCGTCTGGGCCGGCGCGTCCGATGAGACGCCCCCTGAGCTCCTCGATGCCGCCATAATATTTGCGCCGATCGGTGCCCTCGTACCACGCGCGCTCAAGGCGGTGCGCAAGGGTGGCCGCGTCGTATGCGCAGGCATTCACATGAGTGATATTCCAAGCTTTCCCTACAGACTACTCTGGGAAGAGCGTCAAATCGTCTCCGTCGCCAATTTGACGCGTGAGGACGGCGACAGCTTCTTCCGGCTGGTTCCGCAGATCGGGATTGAGACGCAGGTGTCCACATACGTGCTTGCTGAAGCCAATCAGGCCCTGGCGGACCTTCGCGAGGGCCGATTGATCGGGGCTGCGGTACTGACGATGTGA
- a CDS encoding helix-turn-helix domain-containing protein produces the protein MPGKRETDHEVQQRDRAWSPIVRTTMGRRSLSLKCPDIADYPGLTIDTVSRQLTRVKAAEIISMIDTRAFEVPDIASLAKVARSIHTAGGKPEAASD, from the coding sequence ATGCCAGGCAAGCGAGAAACTGATCATGAAGTCCAGCAGAGGGATCGCGCCTGGTCGCCGATTGTTAGAACCACGATGGGCAGACGGTCACTGTCCCTCAAGTGTCCAGATATAGCCGACTATCCGGGGCTGACAATCGATACCGTCAGCCGGCAGCTGACCCGGGTCAAGGCGGCAGAGATCATCAGTATGATCGACACGCGCGCGTTCGAAGTGCCTGATATCGCGTCTCTGGCTAAAGTTGCTCGCTCTATTCATACCGCGGGCGGAAAGCCAGAAGCCGCGAGCGATTAA
- a CDS encoding pentapeptide repeat-containing protein yields the protein MRRWAIALFMVVTFGAAPRAGLAGCSDYPAPGVNWSGCSKVNRMMAGYDFRGANLENADLSRSDLTGAIFIGANLSKTNLSRAQLKGAMLTGAVLEKATLDRALLAGADLRDARLEGASLDRANLTEAILIGTNVQKAALGRTILIGADLTRADLSGAFLGRADLRRAKLTEANMKNATLLFADLRDTDLSEAVNLAEAQLNGACGNAMTKLPATMVAPGTWQCAGRE from the coding sequence GTGCGTCGCTGGGCAATTGCGCTGTTTATGGTGGTGACATTTGGCGCCGCGCCGCGGGCAGGCTTGGCCGGTTGCTCCGACTATCCCGCTCCCGGGGTGAATTGGTCGGGCTGTTCGAAGGTGAACCGCATGATGGCGGGATATGACTTTCGAGGCGCCAACTTGGAAAATGCCGATCTCAGCCGGAGCGACCTTACGGGCGCCATTTTCATCGGCGCTAATCTGAGTAAGACAAATCTTTCCCGCGCGCAGCTCAAGGGGGCCATGTTGACTGGCGCAGTCCTTGAAAAGGCGACGCTTGATCGAGCGTTGCTCGCCGGCGCTGATCTTCGCGATGCCAGGCTTGAAGGAGCGAGTCTCGATCGCGCCAACTTAACGGAAGCGATACTTATCGGAACCAACGTGCAGAAGGCGGCGCTGGGACGAACCATTCTTATTGGAGCTGACTTGACCCGCGCGGATCTGAGTGGAGCATTTCTGGGTCGTGCCGACTTGCGGCGCGCAAAGCTCACTGAGGCCAATATGAAAAATGCAACACTGCTATTTGCCGATTTGCGCGACACGGACTTGTCGGAAGCAGTCAATCTGGCTGAAGCACAACTCAACGGGGCCTGCGGTAACGCAATGACCAAATTGCCAGCAACTATGGTTGCCCCAGGCACTTGGCAATGCGCCGGCCGCGAATAG
- the pqqA gene encoding pyrroloquinoline quinone precursor peptide PqqA, whose translation MKWVKPTIEEVCIGLEINDYFPAEL comes from the coding sequence ATGAAGTGGGTGAAACCGACTATCGAAGAAGTGTGCATTGGCCTGGAAATCAACGATTACTTCCCGGCCGAACTCTGA
- a CDS encoding DUF5681 domain-containing protein, which yields MTKKQQPSSNRGWFQKGQSGNPGGRPRQRPDGSNSAFDIIINRTLKASRNGVPQEITVEEALQQRTYQEALAGKRMAIREVMGWIQKREQWLAKNEPAREPKVSILYAAGDPDNADQALVLLGIAREVPELYPHKGDNRPPLRLESWAVKAALRRRRGATALTKKDIEEIRRCTHDDGTLKLPEGVDK from the coding sequence ATGACCAAGAAGCAGCAACCTTCATCAAACCGGGGCTGGTTCCAAAAGGGCCAAAGCGGCAATCCCGGTGGCCGGCCAAGGCAGCGACCGGACGGATCTAACTCCGCCTTTGACATCATCATCAACAGGACGCTCAAGGCATCTCGCAATGGTGTCCCGCAAGAGATTACGGTCGAGGAAGCCCTTCAACAGCGCACCTATCAGGAAGCCCTCGCCGGCAAACGCATGGCAATCCGGGAAGTTATGGGCTGGATCCAGAAGCGGGAGCAGTGGCTGGCCAAGAATGAGCCGGCGCGCGAGCCCAAGGTGTCCATTCTCTACGCGGCCGGGGATCCCGACAACGCTGATCAGGCCCTTGTGCTGCTCGGTATCGCCCGCGAGGTGCCTGAGCTGTACCCACACAAAGGAGATAATCGTCCGCCGCTTCGGCTGGAAAGTTGGGCGGTCAAGGCCGCCCTCCGGCGTCGACGCGGCGCGACGGCGCTGACAAAGAAAGATATCGAGGAGATCCGTCGCTGTACGCATGATGACGGAACACTCAAGCTGCCCGAGGGCGTCGATAAATGA
- a CDS encoding DNA methyltransferase, whose translation MTADISTAPLHRLAITYRPPGSLLPDPRNARTHSRRQIEQIQASITAFGFTNPILVDPDSQLIAGHGRLLAAKALGLGAVPVIEIAGLSEDQKRALRIADNKIALNAGWDLEILKEELTELAALDVTIDPTLTGFSVGEIDVILQGSEDPDDEAVPVVPAIPRTRPGEIWILGDHRVGCGDARDRDFVQRVVGEGSRVDAAFMDPPYNVKISGHAVSKGSHREFAMASGEMNEGEFRGFLLDTLGTAVNMSRDGAVHFVCMDWRHMDEVSAAGRGLYGALLNLCIWNKSNAGMGSLYRSKHELVFVYRVGATAHLNNVELGKHGRNRTNVWDYASVNSLKGSRREDLALHPTVKPTGLVADAIQDVTRRGDLVLDLFLGSGTTLIAAERTGRRFRGIEFDPAYVDVAITRWSERTGREPVLERNDR comes from the coding sequence ATGACAGCGGATATATCGACGGCCCCTCTTCACCGCCTCGCCATAACCTACCGACCTCCCGGCAGCCTTCTCCCAGATCCCCGCAACGCACGCACCCATTCCAGGCGACAGATCGAGCAGATCCAGGCCTCGATAACGGCCTTCGGCTTTACGAACCCAATCCTGGTCGATCCTGACTCCCAGCTCATCGCCGGCCACGGCCGATTGCTGGCGGCAAAGGCTTTGGGACTCGGCGCGGTTCCGGTCATCGAGATCGCCGGGCTCTCGGAAGACCAGAAGCGGGCCCTTCGGATCGCCGACAACAAGATTGCTCTCAATGCGGGATGGGACCTGGAAATCCTCAAAGAGGAGCTCACCGAGCTGGCTGCGCTCGACGTCACCATCGATCCCACCCTGACCGGCTTTTCCGTCGGAGAAATCGACGTCATCCTGCAAGGGTCGGAAGACCCGGACGATGAGGCCGTACCGGTAGTGCCGGCCATACCTCGGACCCGGCCAGGCGAAATATGGATCCTCGGTGACCATCGAGTGGGATGCGGCGACGCCCGCGATCGGGACTTCGTCCAGCGAGTGGTTGGCGAGGGTAGCAGGGTGGATGCCGCCTTCATGGATCCGCCCTACAATGTGAAGATTAGCGGCCACGCCGTCTCGAAGGGGAGCCACCGCGAATTTGCCATGGCCTCGGGGGAAATGAACGAGGGGGAGTTCCGCGGTTTTCTACTCGATACCCTGGGCACGGCGGTCAATATGTCCCGGGACGGTGCTGTGCACTTTGTCTGCATGGATTGGCGGCATATGGACGAGGTATCGGCCGCCGGACGCGGGCTCTATGGCGCCCTGCTCAATCTCTGCATCTGGAATAAGTCCAATGCCGGCATGGGATCACTTTACCGCTCGAAGCATGAGCTGGTCTTTGTGTATCGGGTCGGGGCCACGGCACATCTCAACAATGTCGAGCTGGGCAAGCATGGTCGCAACAGGACGAATGTGTGGGACTATGCCTCAGTGAACTCCCTGAAAGGCAGTCGAAGGGAGGACCTGGCGCTGCATCCAACAGTGAAGCCGACGGGGCTGGTCGCCGATGCCATTCAGGACGTCACCCGCCGGGGCGACCTGGTTCTTGACCTCTTTCTGGGTTCAGGAACGACGCTGATTGCGGCCGAACGCACGGGACGACGGTTTCGGGGCATCGAGTTCGACCCCGCCTATGTCGATGTAGCGATCACCCGCTGGTCCGAGCGCACTGGCCGCGAGCCGGTACTCGAACGGAATGACAGATGA
- a CDS encoding host attachment protein has protein sequence MRAPRTLYIIADGGRVRYIERIGPNHFKTFRKFVSAHIHEKSSELARDRPGRVCESGSPTRHAVETRSDPRDKVEADFIRALAADLREDETVASFDKLVFAAPARLAKVLRGSLSPALTAKLAECIDKDLTKIPDDNLNLHLPVILTFTAATDATPR, from the coding sequence ATGCGCGCACCAAGGACACTCTACATAATCGCGGATGGCGGTCGTGTTCGCTATATCGAGCGCATTGGCCCCAACCATTTCAAGACGTTTCGGAAATTCGTCTCGGCCCACATACATGAGAAATCATCCGAGCTCGCCCGCGACAGGCCGGGACGTGTCTGTGAGAGCGGATCGCCTACCCGGCATGCCGTAGAAACGCGCAGCGACCCGCGCGACAAGGTCGAAGCGGACTTCATACGGGCCCTTGCCGCCGATCTTCGCGAAGACGAGACGGTCGCTAGCTTTGACAAACTGGTTTTCGCCGCTCCGGCTAGGCTGGCGAAGGTGCTCCGAGGCTCCTTATCGCCCGCGCTCACGGCAAAACTCGCCGAATGTATCGATAAGGATCTCACCAAGATTCCAGACGATAATCTGAATCTGCATCTGCCGGTGATTCTCACTTTCACAGCCGCCACTGATGCTACCCCCCGCTGA
- a CDS encoding OmpP1/FadL family transporter, whose product MYVLLFASTVMTTTSMAATAAAGGFAVRAQSAYGEGSSFAGMAAPEHSISSLFWNPAAATIVTGITVEGNLAVVFPNSELDVDPTLSTLTTLGITGTGGDVGETGIVPTTYFATPLTDKVYLGVSVTAPFGLASSSNEPWVGMFSHLEADALSLNVSPILGIKLNDMFSIAFGTQIQYFEIDIKTALAPTASPPRQRLEGDDVGVGFVAGVTYTPLDGTIVGIGYRSKLKYSLQGSQSFDIPIVTSIGAIPAGTFPVSAEVTLPESISIGVRQRVNETFTVMAGMEWTNWSRMQIVPLKGSPAGSSLTFNYEDGWIFSLGADYNINNDLTFRAGLSYEITPTIDQARSMRLPDADRIWASVGASYKCDERLSIDVGYTHLFVEDAPVDETTFGIRYAGTSQGSVDTISVGLRYRLP is encoded by the coding sequence ATGTACGTCCTGCTCTTCGCCTCAACCGTGATGACGACAACGTCAATGGCCGCGACGGCAGCGGCAGGAGGGTTCGCCGTTCGCGCGCAATCCGCGTACGGAGAGGGCTCGAGCTTTGCAGGCATGGCCGCCCCCGAGCATTCGATAAGCTCATTATTTTGGAACCCGGCGGCAGCAACTATCGTGACTGGCATAACCGTCGAGGGTAACTTGGCGGTTGTCTTCCCGAATTCGGAGCTTGACGTCGACCCTACGCTTTCCACGCTCACAACGCTTGGCATCACAGGTACTGGCGGAGACGTCGGCGAGACCGGCATTGTACCTACGACCTACTTCGCAACGCCCCTTACTGATAAGGTCTATCTTGGCGTGAGCGTCACAGCGCCGTTTGGCCTCGCTTCAAGTTCGAATGAGCCGTGGGTAGGGATGTTCAGCCATCTTGAGGCAGACGCGTTGTCGCTCAATGTCAGTCCGATACTCGGCATCAAGCTTAACGACATGTTCAGTATCGCATTCGGCACGCAAATCCAGTACTTCGAAATCGACATTAAAACGGCTCTTGCACCGACCGCTTCGCCACCACGGCAACGGTTGGAGGGGGATGACGTTGGCGTGGGTTTCGTTGCCGGCGTGACGTACACGCCCCTGGACGGTACAATAGTGGGTATTGGCTATCGTTCGAAACTCAAATATTCACTGCAAGGCAGTCAGAGTTTCGATATCCCCATTGTTACAAGCATCGGCGCAATTCCCGCAGGAACATTTCCTGTTTCTGCCGAGGTTACATTACCTGAATCCATCTCAATCGGTGTACGTCAACGGGTCAACGAGACGTTCACGGTCATGGCTGGCATGGAGTGGACGAATTGGAGCCGCATGCAGATTGTTCCACTTAAGGGCTCGCCCGCTGGTTCTAGCCTGACTTTCAACTACGAGGATGGTTGGATCTTCTCGCTCGGAGCCGACTACAACATTAACAATGATCTGACGTTCAGGGCCGGTCTCAGCTATGAAATCACACCAACAATTGACCAAGCACGGTCCATGAGATTGCCGGATGCCGACCGTATTTGGGCTAGCGTTGGTGCAAGCTACAAATGTGACGAACGGCTTTCAATTGACGTTGGCTATACGCATCTTTTCGTCGAGGACGCCCCAGTCGACGAGACGACTTTCGGCATCCGCTATGCCGGCACCTCCCAAGGCAGCGTCGACACTATCTCAGTTGGCCTACGTTACCGTTTGCCCTAA